The following DNA comes from Triticum aestivum cultivar Chinese Spring chromosome 3D, IWGSC CS RefSeq v2.1, whole genome shotgun sequence.
ctcaaatcaaaataattgcaaacaaaactcccccaggattgttgttagttggaggcacccattgtttcggacaagccatggattgatgtttgttggtggtgggggagtataaactttaccattctgtttgggaactgcctataatgtgtgtagcatggaagatatcgagatctcttggttgttatgttgacaatgaaagtatatgactcaaaatattatttactctgtttcaaaactcgagctctggcacctctgcaaatccatgcttccctctgcgaagggcctatctatttacttttatgttgagtcatcaaactcttatttaaaagcaccagttggagagcaccgctgtcatttgcatgcattgctattaatttacattaagtatgactgtgactggatctcttttaccatgaattacaatgtctagtcagtccttgatcttcaggggtgctctgcatttatgttttgcggtctcagaaagggctagcaagataccatcttgttatatcatgttttgattgttttgagaaagtgttgtcattcgagatttattattattgctcgctagtttattatgccattgatatcagtaaatatgagacctaaatgttattatgaatatggttagttcataatctttgctgaaaacttgaatgctggctttacatatttgcaacaacaagatcaaacagagtttctaaaagtttttctttatcactttcagtttgtcaactgaattgcttgaggacaagcaaaggtttaagcttgggggagttgatacgtctccaacgtatctacttttccaaacacttttgcccttgttttggactctaacttgcatgatttgaatggaactaacccggattgacgctgttttcagtagaactgccatggtgttatttttgtgcagaaataaaagttctcggaatgacctgaaacttcacagagaatatttttggaattaataaaaaatactggtgaaagaatcagcaccaaggggcccacaccctgtccacgagggtgcagggcccgccccctgcctcgtgggccccctgagactccactgacctcaactccaactccatatattcacgttcggggagaaaaaacagagagaaggattcattgcgttttatgatacggagccgccgccaagccctaatctctctcgagagggctgatctggagtccgttcggggctcggcagaggggaatctgtcgccaccatcatcgtcaaccatcctccatcaccaatttcatgatgctcaccgctgtgcatgagtaattccatcgtaggcttgctggacggtgatgggttggatgagatttaccatataatcaagttagttttgttagggtttgatccctactatccattatgttctaagattgatgttgctatgactttgctatgcttaatgattgtcactagggcccgagtgccataatttcagatctgaaactattatgttttcatgaatatatgtgagttcttgatcctatcttgcaagtcaatagtcacctactatgtgttatgatccggcaaccccggggtgacaataatcgggaccactcccggtgatgaccgtagtttgaggagttcatgtattcactaagtgttaatgctttggtctggtactctattaaaaggaggcattaatatcccttagtttccaataggaccccgctgcgacgggagggtaggacaaaatatgtcatgcaatttcttttccataagcacgtatgactatattcggaatacatgcctacattacattgatgaactggagctagttctgtgtcaccctatgttataactgttgcatgaggaatcgcatccgacataattatccatcattgatccattgcctacgagcttttcacatattgatctttgcttagttactttttcgttgccactgttacgattactacaaaattgctactgttacttttgccaccgttactgttacttccataccactttgccactaaacattttgctgcagatgttaagtctttcaagtgtggttgaattgacaactcaactgctaatacttaagaatattctttggctccccttgtgtcgaatcaataaatttgggttgaatactctaccctcgaaaactgttgcgatcccctatacttgtgggttatcacggacAAAGCCCGGACTATCTCTACAGCCACCTCGGGAAGGGGAGGCGAGGCCGTCTGCACCGTAGCAGCGGGCTCGGCTTGAGCCACCGCAACCGTAGCAGCAGGCGGTGGTGGTGGCCACGGTGGAGGCGGGCGCcgtcccctctcctctcccaccaCGGAATCCACGGTGACTCCCCCGGTTATACCGGTtgctagggccggccaccccctcgACGAAGTTGCCGGGAGGTCCTTGAAAACCACGACCCGTTCCTCTGCCATTGTACCATCCAGAACCGCGGCCACCTCCCGATGCTGAGCCCCGGTGTTGGCCCTTGTCGTACACGTCATATCCATCATCTCCCCATTGTCCATAACGATTATATCTGTGGCCATCTCCATTATAGTCCCGTCCAGCTCCGCCGAAGTTCTCCCGGCCGTGGGCGCCATCCCGGCCCTGCCCGCCGCCGAAGCCGCCCCGGCCATGCACGCCATCCCGCCCCTGCCCGGCGGCCTGAGCCGTAGCAGCTGGCGGTGGTCTGGCCTCCCGCGGCGCTTCCTGCTGTCGTGCAGCAGCCTGACCAGGAGCCAGGGTCGCTCGACCAGGGGCTTGAGCTGCTCTTGCCGGCGGAATCACAGGAGGTGGAGGCCCCTGCTTGGTCGGCGGCGGGTTGCCTCGCCCCGCCATTCTTGCACCGGCGCCGGCGCAAACCCTTGCCGCCCGACCGGTCCCGAGCGAAGGAAAACCCGGCCGACGAAAAACCCTAGCGAGAGGAACAATTCGATCGATCGCAGACCCGTGGATCGATGCCCCATGCAAGGTCATTGACTTGGACGAGGCTGTGAGCGTGGCTTGGGCCTTCaactgggcctcatacccagttCGCGGCCCAAGAGTGAATTCAAGCGAACCCTTCTGGCCGCTCGAATTTCATTGGCTGTCTTCACCGGCAGCGGTTGCAGCGGTGGCCCCGGCAGCTGGCCTtttctccccttcttcttcttggtaACCAACATCCATGAATCCGGTATGAAATCTGACAAAGTAACGTGAGCACGGGGTACCTTGGGGATCGGCCCGATCCAAGGTTTGACGATCGGCGGTGGCTTCTTCTTGTGAACCTCAACTTTCTGATGAGGTAAAGAATCTGGACCGAAAGCCACCGATTTCGTATCCGCCGTGCTAGCAACGAGAACGTCAGCGCCGACATTCTCCACTTCTTTCCCATCTTCATCATCGCTATCTGCTAGCACCTAGAACCGCCCTCCAACGCGAGCCTCCGATCTCTGATCTTTGGGCTTCTTTGTCAAGTCGATGAGATCCACCGTCTCTTCTTGAACTATCTGCATGCAACAATCGACAACCACATCGTAAACGTCAATACGAATCCGAAAACCTACCTCGATCCGGACGTCGGCATCTAAGTATTCTCCGGCGAGGATGTCGTTGTTCATATCGCGTAGCGCTGCCCAACGTGACACCGGAGACTCTAAGAGACGACCCTCGATCCATCCGGCGTCGTGATCAGTGAAATGGACGCGCCACTGCACCGGGGTCGTCCTCTCCACCTGCGCCCTCTCCTGGATCGCCTCCGCCCCGATGGATCCCCCCAAGATCCGGGTCAGGCCGGGCCGATCCGCCCTCCTGCAGCGGCGACGATTGGGTCGCCGGCGGCAAGGACGGCCGCGCGTCGGGAGGTCGTGGGTTTTCGCCCTCGGGGGCGTCCGTCATTTCCTTGGTAGGTCAATGGAACAATCAAGACTCCTGAAATGGTTTTGTTTTCAATAAAAATTTAGGCGGAGGCGAGGCCCCCGTTAATCGATTTTGTGTGTGTGCATAAGTAGTGTAGTAAGCATTTGTGCAAAATCAATGCAGCTGCAGTTCATTGTGGCGGGAATTTGTAAGTAAAATTTGATTCATTATGCAAGCAAAGTCCGTATGATCATTTTTTAAGAGACAAAATAGGTTTGTCTAATTTATATATATATCTTGTTGAAAATCCTATTAATACGGAGTCCTTGCAGTCTCATTCTTTGTTCCACGTACCTACTTTCTTTCTATATAACTACAATCCTCAAGCGTGCATGAATAATGTAATGAAAAAACATACAAGACACGAACAGACGTGCATCTGCATGAGCTAGTGATATGCTTTATGAAAATCAGAAATTGTTAGAGTTCAGTTTGCGGTCGTTGAGTAGTGTTGTTGCAAAATTAGTTTAGTAAACTTTTGCACAAAAAATACTTTCTTTCTATATAACTACAATCCTCAAGCGTGCATGAATAATATAATGAAAAAACATACAAGACACGAACAGACGTGCATCTGCATGAGCTAGTGATATGCTTTATGAAAATCAGAAATTGTTAGAGTTCAGTTTGCGGTCGTTGAGTAGTGTTGTTGCAAAATTAGTTTAGTAAACTTTTGCACAAAAAATGGCACCCTATCTGACAATCAAGACTACTTAATTTCTAAAATAACAAAATCATTCGAGATGATATATGTATCTTTTATGCTTTTCTGTTAGCCACGACACAATTTGAAGTTTTTTTTTTCCTAAACATATATCAACTAAGAGCATACAACCACTACCAAACTTTTTTGTACATCCAGAGGAGATAATCAAATGCGCAGGAgtaatcttttttttttgcgggccaTGCGCAGGAGTAATCAACGAACATGAGTACCAAACAAGGATGCACACACCAGGTATATATATCCACACAAAACTAGTGTACATACATATAGACATATATAAGTTCCACACGCGTGTCGTGCATTGATACATGAGATACGATTTATTCAGGGACAAATAATATGTAGCACACATCATATTCTCGCATATATATGTATATGAAAGCCTTAACCCTGCCATCGGTGTTGAGATCTTGATCTTTGAAGCACGTAGCGGCAGTATATATATATCCAGCCGTCGATCTCATATATATATGTAGATGGTCAGTTAGTTAGGTATGTCCTTGAAGTGAGGCTTGGCCATGGTCGGAGTTGAGTCATAGGTCCCGTAGTCGTTCGTCTTCACCTGCCTGAGGATTCTCCCGCCGTGCACCACCACCAACACCTCGTCGTCTTCCTGCTGCTGCATGGATGAttccatgcacgcatgcatgcacgagagttAACGAGCGGTACAAACAATTAGCTAGCTACTAAGTACCGCATGCATGCGCGAGAGTTAACGAGCGGTACAAACAATTAGCTAGCTACtaagtacgtactccctccgttcgaaaaagcttgtccctcaaatagaTGTACCTAGCattaacttggtgctagatacatccatttgaaagATAGgtttgggacaagttttttcggacagagagaatactccctccgtccgaaaaaacttgtcccaagcttattcctcaaatggatgtatctagcactaacttggtgttaaatacatccatttaagggacaaactttttaagacggagggagtagtagctaaCAAACAATACAAGAGCAATACATGTAATCATTTACAACTACAAACGGATGACCATATGCATGTATCCGTGCAAGCAGCAGGGTGCCAGGGTCTGAGGTGATATGCTAGTGCTTATTTGATCCGACATATTACAAGACGCATGCAGTGTACATCTTGCTGCTTGTGCTAttttgattcaaatgatttgtGATTTTGATTTGATCCAAATGATAATGGATGACTTGTTTCGAATCGTTTTGTTCACCACAGAATCTGAAGTGTTTGTGCTAACTCGTCAAACAAATACTACAGTTCGTCATATATTTATATACACGAAATAATTCAGAGTTTGCTGCATAGAAAAAACCGTGTTCTAGTCGGGAGAAACTGCATCGATCAGTCCTATGCCTAGCTAGTCAACTTGTGTTGCATGTCCTATTTCTATGCTCTCCAGCCAAGAGGAGATGGGAGACAAGTTAATTAAGGAATTGATTTACCAAACTTATTATTCTTCTTTTGAAATAAAATTTGTCCATTATTTGAAGACATTAGTAAATATGACTCCATAAGAGTATATCTCTCCAAATTTCTCACGTTACCTAATTATTCGTTATTTGTTTACTAAGAActtcttgctagctagctagctaaaagGGAATCTAATATAACGACACAAATATGAGAATCCAAAAAATAGATGTATGCATCACTAGCTAGCTGGGTCATTTATATACCATCGTCGATCCTGCATCATCTTCATTCATCAGCAGCTTCCTCTGCGCTCCTGCCTCAAACAAACTCCAAAAAGTCAGAACCGAAGCAAAGCGATAGAACCAACATTCTCGGGTGCACAAGAACTAACAAAGGCACAGAAGAGAAAAGCACATACATGACCTAGCTAAAAGGAAATAAATGCAATGACCATGTGGAGCTATAGCTAACCAGCCATAGAGGACAAGAGGAGCGCCgcgaagacgaagacgaagagATAGTAGCTAGGCTTGTTGGCCTCCATGGCGCCGGCCTGCAGGCAAGGAGAGCATGCAGCTACCTTTCCTCAGCTTCaagagagagacagagacagaCAGAAGGTAATGGCGGGGGAGAGAGGAGGGGAGCCTTTCCTTGGTTTGGACACAAAGGAACCAACACCCTGCAGATGTGAGTTGTCCGAAAGAACAGAATGGATTTAGTATTGATAACTATACAACTATTTCTCTGGGGCAGCATGATGGGGATGTGAATCTCAGTGGAGTGTGCTGCTTATTAAAACCAAAAGTGGAGATTAAAGGGATGGGTCAGAGCTTTCCCTGTGGAGGTTTTCAGGGCCCTGTAGTCATCATCACACTAGACTTGCTGGTGCAGCCTGTTTGATTAACTAGCCCCAGAAGCTAAAGCAACTGACCATGCAAATATATAATCTAGCGTATATACCATCTTCATTCTTGGAGTGCAATGACGGCATACCGTATTTGTCTTTCTTTTGAATAATGTCATCCTGTGAAAACGAGATCCAGCTGAGACTGGTTGTTGCTCGGCTCTGTGCTGGTGCTGGTAGGTGCCACAAGTTAAGAGGTTAGAATATCTTTAATTAAGTCTGGATAAATTTTGTGTATTATGATTATATATAGTGGTTTCACAAGAGTGGTCGACATTGGTCAGAGTTCTGCAGT
Coding sequences within:
- the LOC123074445 gene encoding uncharacterized protein isoform X1, translating into MEANKPSYYLFVFVFAALLLSSMAGAQRKLLMNEDDAGSTMQQEDDEVLVVVHGGRILRQVKTNDYGTYDSTPTMAKPHFKDIPN
- the LOC123074445 gene encoding uncharacterized protein isoform X2 yields the protein MEANKPSYYLFVFVFAALLLSSMAGAQRKLLMNEDDAGSTMQEDDEVLVVVHGGRILRQVKTNDYGTYDSTPTMAKPHFKDIPN